Genomic DNA from Syntrophorhabdaceae bacterium:
GTTACCTTTGCCAATGCCAACGGCCTTGACCCGCGATCGCCAGTGCAGATAGCAGGTGTGGAGGTAGGCAAGGTGAAAAAGATCGCCCTTGATGCGTACAAAGCGACGCTGACGCTGACTATTAAAGAAGGCGTGAAGGTGCCTGCCGACAGCAAGATCATCGTGAAGGCCCAGGGACTTCTCGG
This window encodes:
- a CDS encoding MlaD family protein; the protein is MSSNKISPELKVGIVVLVSILILFYMSFRIGKFGAFRERGYEITVTFANANGLDPRSPVQIAGVEVGKVKKIALDAYKATLTLTIKEGVKVPADSKIIVKAQGLLG